The Anaerobaca lacustris DNA window CCAACTCATTGATCTCATACGGCGATTGACACGCAAACTCATCGAACCCTATGTTGGTGAGGAGAGCCGAGGGACAGACCGCGTTTTATGAGGGCGTTGCCGGAGACGACGGCATGGGTGCTTCGCGTCCGTGGCTTGCGGATTCGACTCAGCGTCAGATCGACGCGACGGATGCGGAGATCGACCGGCTGGTGTACGCGCTGTACGGCCTGACCGACGACGAAATCCGCATCGTCGAGGAGGCGACGTAGGGCGAACGTCCTCGTTCGCCTTGGGGGTGTCGTGGGGGACGCACGACCTGCGAAGCCAAACCCCAGGGGGCCAGAGGACGAATCCCGTTCTATGGCAGGCGCTACCGGGCTTGGGCGTGGCTGAAGGCCGGGGAATGCTGCTGGATCTTGCGCATGGCCTGACGGTCGTAGATCTTTTCGCCGCAGGCCGGACATTCATAAGACTCCAGTGACCGAACGGTGTACGGCCAGCCTTCATACTCCCCCGACCAGTCTCGACACACCTTCACGACCTCCGTGCTCCCGCACGAGGGACAGACAGTGATTTGCAGCGTGTCCATGGCTTCTACGGCCGCCCTGACAGGCGTCTAATACGGTGTCGGGACTCTTCGACGACGACAATCGCGCCTTGTTCCAGCGCTTTGTGTGAATCCTTCAGAACCGTGTTCAATCGATCCATCACGTGCGACGCGCGGGTGTCGTGCAGGCGGAACAACACCACACCGACGGGCTTGCCGCCGGAGAGGGCGACGATCTCGCCAAAGTCGAGGTCGAAGGTGAGAATGATCCTGTTCTCAGAGGCCGCCTTTGCGAATATGGCGCCGCTCGCCATACGCTGGAGTCCTTCCTCGCGCAGGTGGATTGCATCGTGTCCATTGGCGCGTAGCCATTCGACAATCCGCAAGGCGACTCCCATATCCGCAAGAAATCGCATGGTTCTCCCTATGCGGTATGCACTTCCTCCTGGGTCAGCCAGGCGGCGTAGGCCAGGGCCTGATGGATGTCTTCCGCTTCCAGATCCGGGTAGTCGGCCAGGATTTCCTTCTGGGTCGCACCATGAGCAACCTGGCCCACAATCACCGACACGGGGATGCGCATGCCACGAATGCAGGCCCGGCCACCCATGATCTGCATTTCGAATGTGATGCGGTCCAGCGTTCCGATAGGACGCCTCCTGAAAACAAGACATCCTATTCTAACATGCACGGGTGGCGGTGGCAAGCGACGCTTGGCGATGGGAGACGCCCGAAGTGAGCGCATAAAAATAAGGAGACGAGGGCGACAAGGAGTGCAACTGGTTGTAGGCCCGTCTCCTTGTTGCGATGTGCCGTATCGCACATACCGCGGTTTGTGCTTTCGAGACCAACTGATCTCCGTATGCACCCGCAACATCCATAG harbors:
- a CDS encoding DUF433 domain-containing protein, with the translated sequence MQIMGGRACIRGMRIPVSVIVGQVAHGATQKEILADYPDLEAEDIHQALAYAAWLTQEEVHTA
- a CDS encoding type II toxin-antitoxin system MqsA family antitoxin → MDTLQITVCPSCGSTEVVKVCRDWSGEYEGWPYTVRSLESYECPACGEKIYDRQAMRKIQQHSPAFSHAQAR
- a CDS encoding DUF5615 family PIN-like protein, which translates into the protein MRFLADMGVALRIVEWLRANGHDAIHLREEGLQRMASGAIFAKAASENRIILTFDLDFGEIVALSGGKPVGVVLFRLHDTRASHVMDRLNTVLKDSHKALEQGAIVVVEESRHRIRRLSGRP